From Microbacterium sp. YJN-G, a single genomic window includes:
- a CDS encoding family 20 glycosylhydrolase: MPFTDSLPLIPLPARVSAGDGVLELVSLGVEGHPETAALLRRDLADRFGADAAESDAAESDAAESDAAGAAIILALEGEGAPESHTIDSRGESVRITAPDAAGLFYGTRTLLQLLHRADTGWALPRLLIEDAPRFAYRGVMLDVARHFFGVDDVKTFIDRAAALKFNHLHLHLTDDQGWRIQIDSWPLLTERAASGDSTGGAGGFFTKADYAGIVDYATRRHITVVPEIDLPGHTHAVGVAYPDLVEQPWLTEQSRADAKRLGQPDPVHGEHYAGWAVGHSSVRIHDERTYGFVTDVLTEVAEMTPGPYLHVGGDECLGTPAADFAAFFERVTRIAAGTGKTPVAWHEAGAVQDIAEGTIGQYWGSVEPKGSHAKEAIHFVERGGALIMSPSDRTYLDMKPHADFLLGLSWAGIVPLRLAYDWEPADVVDVPESAILGVEAPLWSETIETFGQSDALVYPRVTAHAEVAWSPRDAEGRTWESYRSRLEHLAPVLRESGVQVTLPAD, translated from the coding sequence ATGCCCTTTACTGATTCGCTGCCGCTCATCCCCCTGCCTGCCCGCGTCAGTGCAGGCGACGGCGTGCTCGAGCTCGTGTCCCTCGGCGTCGAGGGCCACCCCGAGACCGCCGCACTGCTGCGGCGCGACCTCGCCGACCGCTTCGGCGCGGATGCCGCAGAGTCGGATGCCGCGGAGTCGGATGCCGCGGAGTCGGATGCCGCGGGCGCGGCGATCATCCTCGCCCTCGAGGGCGAGGGCGCCCCTGAGAGCCACACCATCGACAGCCGCGGTGAGAGCGTCCGCATCACCGCACCGGATGCCGCGGGCCTGTTCTACGGAACCCGCACCCTGCTGCAGCTGCTCCACCGCGCAGACACGGGTTGGGCCCTCCCCCGCCTGCTCATCGAGGACGCACCCCGCTTCGCCTACCGCGGCGTGATGCTCGACGTCGCCCGGCACTTCTTCGGCGTCGACGACGTGAAGACCTTCATCGATCGCGCCGCGGCGCTGAAGTTCAACCACCTGCACCTGCATCTGACCGACGACCAGGGCTGGCGCATCCAGATCGACTCGTGGCCGTTGCTGACCGAGCGTGCCGCGTCGGGTGACTCCACCGGCGGCGCCGGCGGGTTCTTCACCAAGGCCGACTACGCCGGGATCGTCGACTACGCGACCCGCCGGCACATCACGGTCGTGCCCGAGATCGACCTGCCCGGCCACACGCACGCCGTCGGCGTCGCCTACCCCGACCTGGTCGAGCAGCCCTGGCTGACCGAGCAGTCACGGGCCGATGCCAAGCGGCTGGGCCAGCCCGACCCCGTGCACGGCGAGCACTACGCCGGCTGGGCGGTCGGGCACTCCTCGGTGCGCATCCACGACGAGCGCACCTACGGGTTCGTCACCGACGTGCTCACCGAGGTCGCCGAGATGACCCCCGGCCCATACCTGCACGTGGGCGGCGATGAATGCCTGGGCACCCCGGCGGCGGACTTCGCGGCGTTCTTCGAGCGCGTCACGCGCATCGCCGCCGGCACCGGCAAGACCCCGGTCGCCTGGCACGAGGCCGGCGCCGTGCAGGACATCGCCGAGGGCACGATCGGCCAGTACTGGGGCAGCGTCGAGCCGAAGGGCTCGCACGCCAAGGAGGCGATCCACTTCGTCGAGCGCGGCGGCGCGCTGATCATGTCGCCGTCGGATCGCACGTACCTCGACATGAAGCCGCACGCCGACTTCCTGCTGGGGCTGTCGTGGGCGGGCATCGTTCCGCTGCGCCTGGCGTACGACTGGGAGCCGGCCGACGTGGTCGACGTACCCGAGTCGGCGATCCTGGGCGTCGAGGCGCCGCTGTGGTCGGAGACGATCGAGACGTTCGGCCAGTCCGACGCCCTGGTGTACCCGCGGGTGACCGCGCACGCCGAGGTCGCCTGGTCGCCGCGGGATGCCGAGGGCCGCACGTGGGAGTCCTACCGCAGCCGCCTCGAGCACCTGGCTCCCGTGCTGCGCGAGTCGGGCGTGCAGGTCACGCTGCCGGCGGACTGA
- a CDS encoding holo-ACP synthase, translating to MIIGTGIDLVDMARFERSVTRTPRLLERLFTPAEQTLRLRSLAARYAAKEALIKALGGSDGVYWTEIEIASEPSGRPHFVLSGSTAQVVSERGITALHLSMTHDAGLAAAYVIAERVDLP from the coding sequence GTGATCATCGGCACCGGTATCGACCTCGTGGACATGGCGCGGTTCGAGCGTTCGGTGACCCGCACGCCCCGGCTGCTGGAGCGCCTGTTCACCCCGGCCGAGCAGACCCTGCGGCTGCGTTCGCTGGCCGCGCGGTACGCCGCGAAAGAGGCGCTGATCAAGGCGCTCGGCGGCAGCGACGGGGTGTACTGGACCGAGATCGAGATCGCCTCCGAGCCCTCGGGGCGTCCGCACTTCGTGCTCAGCGGCTCGACCGCCCAGGTCGTGTCCGAGCGCGGCATCACCGCGCTGCACCTGAGCATGACCCACGACGCCGGCCTCGCCGCGGCCTACGTGATCGCCGAACGAGTGGATCTGCCATGA